The following are encoded together in the Zingiber officinale cultivar Zhangliang chromosome 8A, Zo_v1.1, whole genome shotgun sequence genome:
- the LOC122012408 gene encoding phospholipase D alpha 1-like: MAHILLHGTLQASILEADSLLNTRENQSSRKSFQKISTLTRVKGTLFKRLSWIRRASFCRPKELVQQIESSDKFGPVSVYATIDLEKARVGRTRVITADSVFAWNEAFHLYCAHLAADIIFTVKTDKAIGASVIGRAYLPVKEVMYGAPVDRWLLICDDDRNPVKQGAKLHVRVRYVAVDRDPVQNWGRGIANLYHPGVPRTFFPQRQGCRMTLYQDAHVLDGFLPRNYEPQRCWEDIFDAIAGARHFIYIAGWSVFTEITLVRDPQRPKPGGDATLGDLLKGKARDGVRVLMLVWNDRTSVGLGRLRKDGVMATHDLDTASYFRDTGVQCVLCPRNPDDAASYVQDFQTATMFTHHQKTLVVDADSGRDGKRTIRSFVGGIDLCDGRYDTQQHSLFRTLATAHRLDFHQPNFPGASRSKGGPREPWHDIHCRLEGPVTVDVLRNFEQRWRKQGGAEHLLLPDVERLAPVRAVVDDKAWSVQLFRSIDSSSVDGFPYTPVEAAAAGLITGKDHVIERSIQDAYIHAIRRAKDFIYIENQYFLGSSYDWSAADGIKVEDIGALHLIPKEISLKVVSMIEAGRPFAAYVVIPMWPEGVPESESVQAILDWQRRTMEMMYKDISQALRARGLRANPDDYLAFFCLGNREVRRRDEYMPPEQPEPNSDYSRAQQARRFMIYVHAKMMLVDDEYIIVGSANINQRSMDGARDSEIAVGAFQPEHLANEWRPAMGQVYSFRRALWHEHLGVQSLQDDVFQRPGSVECVRKLNMVAKRNWDLYASEELSDDLPGHLLRYPVGVTSFGKVTELPGLKFFPDTRAPILGRRSDYLPSILTT, encoded by the exons ATGGCACACATTTTGCTCCATGGAACTCTGCAAGCGTCGATCTTAGAAGCAGATTCTTTGCTGAACACACGTGAAAACCAGAGCAGCCGAAAGTCTTTTCAGAAG ATCTCCACTCTAACTCGAGTAAAGGGAACCCTTTTCAAAAGATTGTCATGGATCAGGAGAGCTTCTTTCTGCCGTCCCAAG GAACTCGTCCAACAAATAGAAAGTTCTGATAAATTCGGCCCTGTGAGCGTCTACGCCACCATCGACCTGGAGAAGGCCAGGGTCGGTCGCACCAGAGTGATAACCGCCGACTCCGTCTTCGCCTGGAACGAGGCATTCCATCTCTACTGCGCGCACCTCGCCGCCGACATTATTTTCACAGTCAAGACCGACAAAGCCATTGGGGCGTCCGTGATTGGCCGGGCTTACCTACCTGTGAAGGAAGTGATGTATGGAGCGCCGGTGGACCGGTGGCTGTTGATCTGCGACGATGACCGAAATCCGGTGAAGCAAGGAGCCAAACTGCACGTGAGAGTGCGGTACGTGGCCGTCGACAGAGACCCGGTGCAAAACTGGGGAAGGGGGATCGCCAACCTGTACCACCCAGGTGTGCCGCGCACCTTCTTCCCGCAGCGGCAGGGCTGTCGGATGACGCTCTACCAGGACGCCCATGTCCTAGACGGCTTCCTTCCTCGGAACTATGAGCCTCAGCGGTGCTGGGAGGATATCTTCGACGCCATCGCCGGCGCACGACACTTCATTTACATCGCTGGATGGTCGGTCTTCACCGAGATCACTCTGGTGCGCGACCCCCAGCGGCCCAAGCCCGGTGGAGACGCCACCCTCGGCGACCTTCTGAAGGGGAAGGCCCGAGATGGCGTGCGGGTGCTGATGCTTGTGTGGAACGACCGGACCTCGGTGGGGCTCGGCCGGCTGAGGAAGGACGGCGTGATGGCCACCCACGACCTGGACACCGCGAGCTACTTCCGGGACACGGGCGTGCAATGCGTCCTCTGCCCTCGGAATCCCGACGACGCCGCGAGCTATGTTCAGGACTTCCAGACTGCCACCATGTTTACGCATCACCAGAAGACCCTGGTGGTGGACGCCGACAGCGGGCGGGATGGGAAGCGGACGATCCGCAGTTTCGTCGGAGGAATCGACCTCTGCGACGGCAGGTACGACACGCAGCAGCACTCTTTGTTCCGGACTCTTGCCACGGCGCACCGCCTGGACTTCCACCAGCCGAACTTCCCGGGCGCGTCCAGGTCCAAGGGCGGCCCGAGAGAGCCCTGGCACGACATCCATTGTAGGCTCGAAGGCCCCGTGACCGTTGATGTCTTGCGCAACTTCGAGCAGAGATGGAGAAAGCAGGGCGGGGCAGAGCATCTGCTACTGCCGGACGTCGAACGCTTGGCGCCCGTTCGGGCTGTGGTCGACGACAAAGCTTGGAGCGTGCAACTTTTTCGCTCCATCGACAGCAGCTCGGTCGACGGATTCCCTTACACGCCAGTGGAAGCCGCCGCAGCAGGGCTCATCACTGGCAAGGACCATGTCATAGAGCGTAGTATCCAGGACGCATACATTCATGCGATTCGGCGAGCCAAAGACTTCATCTACATCGAGAACCAGTATTTCCTCGGAAGCTCATACGACTGGAGCGCCGCCGATGGCATCAAGGTCGAGGACATCGGTGCGTTGCATCTCATCCCCAAGGAGATCTCTCTCAAAGTGGTAAGCATGATCGAGGCTGGAAGACCGTTCGCGGCCTATGTGGTGATTCCGATGTGGCCGGAAGGCGTCCCCGAGAGCGAGTCCGTGCAGGCTATCTTGGATTGGCAGCGACGGACGATGGAGATGATGTACAAGGACATCTCGCAAGCTCTCAGAGCCAGGGGTCTTCGAGCGAATCCTGATGATTATTTGGCCTTCTTCTGCTTGGGCAATCGAGAAGTGAGGAGAAGGGATGAGTACATGCCGCCGGAGCAACCGGAGCCGAACTCTGATTACAGCAGAGCCCAGCAAGCAAGGCGATTCATGATCTATGTCCATGCCAAGATGATGTTAG TCGATGACGAGTACATCATCGTCGGATCCGCTAACATCAACCAGAGATCAATGGACGGGGCCAGAGACTCGGAGATCGCGGTTGGCGCATTCCAACCTGAACATCTCGCAAATGAGTGGCGCCCGGCCATGGGGCAAGTCTACAGCTTTCGTAGGGCACTGTGGCACGAGCACCTGGGAGTGCAATCTTTGCAGGATGATGTCTTCCAACGTCCTGGGAGCGTGGAGTGCGTGAGGAAGCTGAACATGGTCGCCAAACGAAACTGGGATTTGTACGCGAGCGAGGAGCTATCCGACGACCTCCCGGGCCATCTTCTCAGATACCCCGTAGGCGTCACCAGCTTCGGGAAGGTCACGGAGTTGCCGGGGTTGAAGTTCTTCCCGGATACCAGAGCTCCTATTCTCGGGAGAAGGTCGGATTACCTTCCTTCCATTCTCACCACTTGA
- the LOC122012109 gene encoding mediator of RNA polymerase II transcription subunit 17-like: MEEGGRRRISIDLDRLPIKRLDAIDEIGNEQFPPDVSHEEKRLGMIRRIDFSSIVADSVGTRKKQKTTPKEAAPAPQQAWPWQGFVENLQLAHQELSVIIDLINTVEANDAVAVSGMQRPKQLPNENLSDLAVSAATKLQRLRNLGRYFKQSSKALELKVSREARFYGSLIRLQQHWKLKRQRVLAGPGSDGFSFDLLDNTSSDTTMLSRPLPNALVRIVRENAGLLAIQRPPKSFRCISISYTGTNFSSRSKKPLKGNIYNSVENPQANKKAALTDEDVNSWVKDTHSVLREIHQSIFLEQVFDRVNHESYCTSPGIHVTGMLEDLLQLAVGQDTSICMSLVSVKKEDDFLDSRGLSQKGNNGFTHSDSSALVANNEKDEFNQNNLEVPSPVGLEIYLVHIFHKNSLVRLKEKNFSASRVAVAGHAATESCGLTHFCKTVAHRIFSTKVLAEIERLVSRIPYVQLLSHPPWHSRTSSWSLFLKFPESVFHTACLSESSNNYDVKGLIRPQIHTKIVVKDDQVTVSGEGALGTLCSFGISADGSSMDSYGCDLDDLPLILLQQIAGQIIRWLHDEALIVGMKVSRDFLCLYLELDQGDMLGLVARVDPDDVNGCISWWMIMEDGMADDGKFSTNSGEYKNRRFLGHLSLEALYSMLMDLVNVSTNSLGGS, translated from the exons ATGGAGGAGGGCGGCAGGAGGAGGATATCGATCGATCTCGACAGGCTCCCGATCAAGCGCTTGGACGCCATCGATGAGATCGGCAACGAGCAATTCCCTCC AGATGTTAGTCACGAGGAGAAGCGCCTCGGTATGATTCGGAGAATCGACTTCTCCTCCATTGTGGCGGATAGCGTTGGCACGAGGAAAAAGCAGAAGACGACCCCTAAGGAGGCCGCTCCCGCACCTCAGCAGGCCTGGCCCTGGCAGGGCTTTGTGGAAAATCTGCAGCTTGCCCACCAGGAGTTATCAGTCATCATCGATCTGATCAACACG GTTGAAGCCAATGATGCAGTAGCAGTGTCTGGAATGCAGAGACCTAAGCAGCTGCCAAATGAAAATCTGTCAGACCTTGCAGTATCTGCAGCAACTAAGCTTCAACGTCTCCgg AATCTTGGTAGGTACTTCAAACAATCTTCGAAAGCATTAGAACTGAAAGTCTCAAGAGAGGCAAGATTCTATGGATCACTGATCAG ATTGCAGCAACACTGGAAACTTAAACGACAACGTGTGTTAGCAGGTCCAGGTAGTGATGGGTTCTCATTTGATCTGTTAGACAATACATCATCAGATACTACTATGCTATCTCGTCCATTGCCCAATGCTTTAGTTCGCATTGTTCGTGAGAATGCAGGCCTTTTGGCCATACAAAGACCTCCAAAATCATTTCGATGCATATCGATAAGTTATACTGGGACCAATTTTAGTTCTAGAAGTAAGAAGCCCCTTAAAGGGAATATATATAACTCAGTTGAGAATCCTCAAGCAAACAAGAAAGCAGCTTTAACTGATGAAGATGTCAATTCATGGGTCAAAGATACACATTCAGTTCTTCGTGAAATTCATCAATCAATTTTTCTGGAGCAG GTTTTTGATAGGGTGAATCATGAAAGTTACTGCACTTCACCAGGAATTCATGTCACTGGGATGCTAGAAGACCTTTTACAGTTAGCTGTTGGTCAAGATACATCTATTTGTATGTCCCTTGTATCCGTTAAGAAAGAAGATGACTTTCTTGACTCCAGGGGACTTTCTCAGAAAGGCAATAATGGGTTTACTCATTCTGACTCATCAGCACTAGTAGCGAATAACGAGAAAGATGAATTTAATCAAAATAACTTGGAAGTTCCTAGCCCTGTTGGCTTAGAAATTTATTTGGTACATATTTTCCACAAAAATTCCTTAGTACGATTGAAGGAGAAAAATTTTTCTGCCTCAAGAGTAGCTGTTGCTGGTCATGCTGCTACTGAATCTTGTGGTCTCACTCATTTCTGTAAGACAGTTGCTCATAGGATCTTTTCCACTAAAGTTCTGGCTGAAATAGAACGTCTT GTCAGCAGGATTCCGTATGTTCAGCTGTTGTCTCACCCTCCTTGGCATTCCAGAACATCATCATGGTCTCTCTTCTTAAAATTTCCTGAGTCAGTTTTTCATACAGCTTGTCTGTCTGAGTCTTCAAATAATTATGATGTGAAGGGTTTAATTAGGCCACAAATTCATACCAAGATAGTGGTCAAGGATGACCAAGTTACAGTGAGTGGAGAAGGTGCACTCGGTACTCTCTGTTCATTCGGAATTTCTGCTGATGGTTCTTCAATGGATAGCTATGGGTGTGACTTGGATGATCTTCCACTAATTCTTCTTCAGCAG ATTGCAGGACAGATCATTCGTTGGCTTCATGATGAAGCATTGATAGTTGGGATGAAGGTGAGCAGAGACTTTTTGTGCCTGTATCTTGAACTTGACCAAGGTGACATGCTTGGTCTTGTGGCACGTGTGGACCCAGACGACGTCAATGGCTGCATCTCATGGTGGATGATCATGGAGGATGGCATGGCAGATGATGGGAAATTCTCTACAAACTCTGGCGAGTACAAGAACCGAAGGTTTCTCGGGCATCTATCGCTTGAAGCATTGTACTCTATGTTGATGGATCTAGTGAATGTAAGCACTAATAGTTTGGGTGGATCCTAG
- the LOC122012123 gene encoding zinc finger Ran-binding domain-containing protein 2-like, protein MSGGMSRKPGDWVCRSCEYVNFCRRDSCQRCGEHKLGAERLDYTSIGGSWDVKPGDWYCSACRVHNYANRPSCFKCGASKDDSASAIASSWGFRCDTASGAANCSSSWKSGDWICSRLGCNEHNYARRMECFRCNAPRSDCGSEY, encoded by the exons ATGAGCGGGGGGATGTCGAGGAAGCCTGGGGATTGGGTGTGCAGGTCGTGCGAGTACGTGAACTTTTGTCGGCGGGACTCGTGCCAGCGGTGCGGCGAGCATAAGCTTGGGGCGGAGCGGCTGGACTACACCAGCATTGGTGGCAGCTGGGACGTCAAGCCCGGCGACTGGTATTGTTCCGCCTGCCGGGTCCACAACTACGCCAACCGCCCTTCCTGCTTCAAGTGCGGCGCTTCCAAGGACGACTCCGCCTCCGCCATCGCCAGCTCCTGGGGCTTCCGCTGCGACACCGCCTCCGGCGCCGCTAACTGCTCCTCCTCCTGGAAGTCCGGCGACTGGATTTGCTCCAG ATTAGGTTGCAATGAGCACAACTATGCGAGAAGGATGGAATGTTTCCGATGCAATGCACCGAGATCAGACTGTG GTTCAGAATACTAA